From the genome of Leptodactylus fuscus isolate aLepFus1 chromosome 1, aLepFus1.hap2, whole genome shotgun sequence, one region includes:
- the CBR4 gene encoding 3-oxoacyl-[acyl-carrier-protein] reductase: MSKTCAVFGGSRGIGKAVAKLLVQRDYKVAVISRNLDQAKATTEEIGGHLALSCDVSKEQDVQRTFQEIIKKIGNINYLVNAAGINRDALLLRTKTEDILSQLSINLIGPMYTCKMALRGMVQQQGGAIVNIGSIVGHKGNAGQSVYSASKEGLVGFSKSLAKEVARKNVRVNVVAPGFIHTDMTSSVEEMSVNQNIPLGRFGVVDDVAQAVAFLLSSPYITGHVLVVDGGLQLQI; encoded by the exons ATGAGTAAAACGTGCGCTGTTTTTGGTGGATCCAGAGGGATTGGAAAAGCTGTTGCCAAATTGTTAGTTCAAAGAGACTATAAGGTAGCTGTTATATCCAGGAATCTGGATCAAGCCAAAGCCACCACTGAAGAGATTGGAG GTCATCTAGCACTAAGCTGTGATGTTTCTAAAGAACAAGATGTCCAGCGCACATTTCAAGAAATTATAAAAAAGATAGGCAATATCAACTACCTGGTCAATGCTGCGGGAATCAACAG AGATGCATTGTTATTAAGAACCAAGACAGAAGACATATTGTCCCAGCTATCCATTAACCTCATAGGACCAATGTATACATGTAAAATGGCATTGAGGGGTATGGTGCAGCAGCAAGGTGGAGCAATTGTCAACATTG GAAGCATTGTTGGCCATAAAGGTAATGCTGGACAGAGTGTCTACAGTGCCAGTAAGGAAGGCTTGGTTGGATTTTCCAAGTCTCTCGCTAAAGAAGTGGCAAGAAAGAACGTTCGGGTTAATGTGGTCGCCCCTG GATTTATTCACACAGACATGACCTCAAGTGTAGAAGAGATGTCTGTAAATCAGAATATTCCCCTGGGAAGATTTGGAGTGGTGGATGACGTTGCACAGGCTGTCGCTTTCCTGCTCAGTTCCCCATACATTACTGGTCATGTATTGGTGGTGGATGGAGGGTTACAGCTACAGATCTAA